GGTAGAAGCCTCTCCATCTATCATTCAAAGGCTGACATTTACTGGACGGTTTATCCAAACGATAAAAGTCGATTCACAACTAGAGAACGGTTGGATTCCAATCACGATGAGCTTTGACTCAGAACAAGAAGCGAGAGAATACATTCTTGGGTTTGGCAATCAAATCAAAATCAATCACCCCGTAACATTAAAAGAAAATATTTATAAGATGGCGAAGTCAGTCGTGCAATTCTATGAACAGGAAAATGAGTTGTAAATAAAATAAAACTTCCATCAACCACTTAAGGTTAGTTGAACCTATCATGTAATAACTGGAACTTTACACCATTTATACTTCGTTGTTTTTCTTAGCTTTAATGTTGGATCCATAGCGTTAGTTGACAGGTGATAAAGCTTAAGCATTTCCCACTTAAGCTTTATCATCCGTATATTATTGTTCTGTTAAAATTATAGGACCATTTTTCGTTATAGCAATTGTATGTTCATATTGAGCCGATAAATGTCCATCAACAGTTCTAGCAGTCCACCCATTATCATCCATTTTACTTTGCCACTTACCTGCATTTATCATCGGTTCAATTGTAATAACCATTCCTTCTTTAAGTCGTATACCTTTACCCTGTTCACCATAGTGAGGAATTTGTGGTTCTTCATGTAATGTTGGTCCAATACCGTGAGCTGCAAAATCTCTTACAACAGAGAACCCTTCAGGTTCTACATAAGATTGAATAGCATATCCAATGTCTCCAATTCTATTTCCTGCATATGCCATTTCAATCCCTTTATCCAATGCTTTTCGTGTCACGTCAAGCAAATTTTGAGTCTCTTCAGAAATTTCGCCTACCGCATAAGTCCAAGCTGAATCAGATAATCCTCCATTTAAATTCACGACCATATCAACCGTTACGATGTCACCATCTTTTAAAGGCTCCTGCCTCGGAAATCCATGACAAATCTCATCGTTTATTGATGAGCATGTAGCATATTTATAACCTTTAAACCCTTTTTGCTCTGGTGTTGCTCCATGTTCTCGCAAATATTTCTCAACAAAATCATTAATCTCTAAAGTTGTTATACCTGGTTTAATTATTTTACCTATTTCCTTATGGCACGATGCCAATAACATCCCCGATTTTTGCATAAGATCAATTTCTCTCTTAGATTTTAACGTTATCAATCATTTCACACCTTTTTCTTAGTATTCAAAAATAAGAAAGCGCATCTACAAGTGCTCTTTCATAATCAACTTTATTATCGTTTTTTCTAAACTTTAACTTCTCTCCGTGTGGTAAATAATACCTGAAATCTAATAGAAAATCCAGTGAATCCACACTGAACACTACTATATTCAATTGTATTATTTTATTTCTCAAAAGTAACTTTCATTAACCTACTAAAGGTTTGCAGTAGAGTCGTTGCTACCATTCACCCGTTCCTTAAACATCATTCAAAAATTAGAAAGCAAGAATTAGAAGGATTTTACTTCTATAAGACCATATAATTTGCTTGTAATCATCATTATTAATACAAAGGAAGTGTTGATATGCATAAAACAATTGATTCAAAGATTTTTTACTTTGGTACTCCTGTCATTTTGATTAGTACAAGAAATGAGGACGGCACACCAAATCTAACACCAATTTCTTCATCTTGGTGGTTAAATCAATCATGTATGATCGGAATGAGCAGTAATTCTCAAACTGTTCAAAACTTATTAAGGGAACGTCAATGTGTTCTAAACATGCCATCCGCAGATCTCGTAAGTTCTGTAGATAAACTAGCACTATTAACAGCCAGAAATCCAGTACCTGATTATAAAGAAGATATGGGATATGTGTACGAACGAAACAAATTTGAAATTGCAAACCTTTCTCCTATTGACTCAAGATCAGTAAACGCACCTTTAGTAAAAGAATGTCCAATTCAACTAGAAGCATATGTCGAAAATATTCATCCTTTTGATGAACCGAGCGCACTTGTTGCAATAGAATTAAAGATGGTTCATACACATG
The sequence above is a segment of the Bacillus solimangrovi genome. Coding sequences within it:
- the map gene encoding type I methionyl aminopeptidase, which produces MITLKSKREIDLMQKSGMLLASCHKEIGKIIKPGITTLEINDFVEKYLREHGATPEQKGFKGYKYATCSSINDEICHGFPRQEPLKDGDIVTVDMVVNLNGGLSDSAWTYAVGEISEETQNLLDVTRKALDKGIEMAYAGNRIGDIGYAIQSYVEPEGFSVVRDFAAHGIGPTLHEEPQIPHYGEQGKGIRLKEGMVITIEPMINAGKWQSKMDDNGWTARTVDGHLSAQYEHTIAITKNGPIILTEQ
- a CDS encoding flavin reductase family protein, with product MHKTIDSKIFYFGTPVILISTRNEDGTPNLTPISSSWWLNQSCMIGMSSNSQTVQNLLRERQCVLNMPSADLVSSVDKLALLTARNPVPDYKEDMGYVYERNKFEIANLSPIDSRSVNAPLVKECPIQLEAYVENIHPFDEPSALVAIELKMVHTHVDEELLMDGEKNYIDPEKWKPLIMNFCEFFSLGPKLHPSRLAEPFLAKSREG